One Fusobacterium sp. SYSU M8D902 DNA window includes the following coding sequences:
- a CDS encoding DUF2207 domain-containing protein — protein MGKFKTYLNKLLPILFTFALLSLYTLASPKYSVVNLNIEAKINRDGSVNITELVEYNSYNINGILYNIDYSGYGELKDLQVFYEQNSEFYPAKNSNSHNKGTYTVNNSDELMKIKLYYPMRNQNKWFLFNYTLTQGVTVYNDIAQFNRKMVGKSWKSNIDNIKVKITLPEKVPTNKIKAFGHGPLIGDVDIINGKEILYTLHNYYSGEFVEANILFPKDILSNIDPSHIKNEAGYDKILKMENKLADKADLHRKFLEMKDIIEDLIFVVFLAWVAFVLFFNYIQNIRKHKVNIEHREYFKEAPNNFSPAVGGAIACGGILPNHLLATVIDLVRRDYLEISEGEESILRKKNLDLKDLKDYEKFVIEWYIDKLGDGSQISMEEIERVIKDRKNAINFGQKYEKWQSMVAIDLENVGFKREKKNKLPIILAILTAVLGLPSGVFLSVYFNDGKFIFFPFISFFIIMFSTSGRRYTLEAEKLRAEWLDYKKFLIDYRNFKEAKLSPIYILEQHFIYAIALGVAEEVAKGYSEIYVENNDIDRRRLNRMPLMGMYDRNSRFRNIERTISNSVIHSTRALSNSRPSSRGSGGGFSGGSSGGGGNRGGGGAF, from the coding sequence ATGGGAAAATTTAAAACTTATTTAAACAAATTACTGCCTATTTTATTTACTTTTGCTCTATTGTCTTTATATACCTTAGCTAGTCCAAAATATAGTGTTGTTAATCTCAATATAGAAGCTAAGATAAATAGAGATGGTAGTGTCAATATCACTGAATTGGTAGAGTACAATTCATATAATATAAATGGAATTCTCTATAATATTGATTATAGTGGATATGGAGAGTTGAAAGATCTACAGGTATTCTATGAACAAAATAGCGAGTTTTATCCAGCTAAAAACAGCAATAGTCACAATAAAGGTACTTATACAGTCAATAATAGTGATGAACTTATGAAAATAAAACTTTACTATCCTATGAGAAATCAAAATAAATGGTTTCTCTTTAATTACACACTCACTCAAGGAGTTACTGTATACAATGATATTGCTCAATTCAATAGAAAAATGGTGGGAAAGAGTTGGAAATCTAATATAGATAATATTAAAGTTAAGATTACTCTTCCTGAAAAAGTACCAACAAACAAGATAAAAGCTTTTGGACATGGACCACTTATAGGAGATGTTGATATAATAAATGGAAAAGAGATACTATATACTCTTCATAACTACTACTCTGGAGAGTTTGTAGAGGCAAATATACTCTTTCCTAAAGATATCCTATCTAACATAGATCCTTCACATATTAAAAATGAAGCTGGATATGATAAGATTTTAAAAATGGAAAATAAGTTAGCTGATAAAGCTGATCTTCATAGAAAATTTTTAGAGATGAAAGATATAATTGAAGACTTAATTTTTGTAGTTTTCCTAGCTTGGGTAGCTTTTGTACTGTTCTTTAACTATATACAAAACATAAGAAAACACAAAGTTAACATTGAGCATAGAGAGTATTTTAAAGAAGCTCCTAATAATTTTTCTCCAGCAGTTGGTGGAGCAATTGCTTGTGGTGGTATACTCCCTAATCATCTTCTTGCTACAGTTATAGATTTAGTTAGAAGAGATTATCTTGAGATATCAGAGGGAGAAGAGAGTATACTTAGAAAGAAAAACTTAGACTTAAAAGATCTGAAAGATTATGAAAAGTTTGTAATTGAATGGTATATTGATAAACTTGGTGATGGCTCTCAAATATCTATGGAAGAGATCGAAAGAGTTATAAAAGATAGAAAAAATGCTATTAATTTTGGACAGAAATATGAAAAATGGCAATCAATGGTAGCAATTGATCTTGAAAATGTTGGTTTTAAAAGAGAGAAAAAAAATAAACTTCCCATTATCCTAGCAATTTTAACAGCAGTTTTGGGACTACCTAGTGGTGTCTTTTTATCAGTATATTTTAATGATGGTAAATTTATATTTTTCCCTTTTATATCATTTTTTATTATTATGTTTTCTACATCTGGAAGAAGATATACATTGGAAGCTGAAAAATTGAGAGCAGAGTGGCTTGACTATAAAAAATTCTTAATTGATTACCGAAACTTTAAAGAAGCTAAGCTATCCCCTATATATATTTTGGAACAACACTTTATATATGCTATTGCATTGGGCGTAGCTGAAGAGGTGGCTAAGGGATATTCAGAAATATATGTAGAAAATAACGATATTGATAGAAGAAGACTTAACAGAATGCCTCTTATGGGTATGTATGATAGAAATTCTAGATTTAGAAATATAGAGAGAACTATTTCTAATTCTGTTATTCATAGTACAAGAGCTCTATCTAATTCTAGACCATCTTCAAGAGGAAGTGGCGGAGGATTTAGTGGTGGTTCTTCTGGTGGGGGAGGTAACCGTGGTGGCGGTGGTGCTTTTTAA